ATCATCACTACCATTGACGGGGTCAGCAGGCGGCACTTCTACACGCGCCCGCTTCTTCCGTCGAGTGGAACATTCCCCGGCAACTGTAGCTGTCTCCGGATATTGTGCATCGGGGGAAGAATCTTTCACATTTGTAGTCTCCTCAGGTTGAGCTGCCACATCACCGACGGATACCTCCTCAGCCGTCACGGCCTTTGGTGGCCCATCCATTCCGTACTTCAACAGAAGTTCGGGGCGGTACACCGCCAGCTCGTCGAGCTCATAGCGGTAGCAGCGGGCCGCATTGCACTCTATCGCTCCGCCATGTGCCGTCTTCTCTGCGATGGCGGCATCGGGACACACAATTTGGACGTCGCGTTTCCACTCATTCCTATAGTAACCAACTCGCCCGGCAATGGGAAACTTCGCAGCTACCTCGGTGGGGATGGGCTTCATAgaactcctttttttcttcctcggAACTCCCCCCAAGTATTCCTCCAACATGATGCTTAACTTACTCCCGCTGTTGCATATCAAAAGTGTAACGCCGGAGTCGGGTTGAAGCTCGACTAGGGTATCGCAGGCAGCTTCGATTTCCTTACAGTCGATAAAAGGTAATCGCAACACGCCTTGATAGGCAAAAATTGCCTCGCTGTAGTCTACATCCACGTGATCTGGGTAAAATGGACCGAAGACAGAGTTTGGATCTAACACGGCGCCGTGCAACTCCACGGGCAGCCCCCCAACACTCATGCGCGGTAACACCGCAAGCAGCTGCACCACGGGATGCCTCGGTGTGCCTCGCTCAAACTCAACGTCCACTGAGTCTGTAAAGCGAGCCAAGTCGTCCAGCAATGGGGCATAATGATACGGATAGAACCAGTTCCACGAAGGGCAACCAGATGTGTAGTACCGCATCACCCATTGAGTTCCCCGCAAATACTCCGCACAACAGCGTTTAACTCTCTTCTCAAACTTGGACCGTTTCTCAGGGTCCCATCCGAATTTCTTCTGGTAGTACTTATCTCGGTAATCCTCGTCGTGATACGTAAAACCTAGTGAACCTTTGTCCCCAACAAATGACACTCGTTCCTTCAAAGCAGACACCATCAACTTGTGAGCGGTGTCACTAACCTCCTGGGCATTGGTTTTGTCACGTTTAACGCTTGCCAAAACCTTTTTGAGTTCAACCTGGTATTTGTTCACCCGCTCCGCCACGTTGCCTCTCCCTCGCTCTTTCGCTCGCTCCCCAAACGAGGATTCGTCCCTCAAGACAGAACCATAGTCATTCAGGAATCGAGCTAAGAACGAAGACAGAGCTTTAAATCTCACCTCTCCACCATCTGTTAAATACGAGTGACTTGCAAATTCGTTAACGTAGTGGTCTAACAGAAGCTCGACACCTCTCGTTTTGATCGATATTAAGGGAACGTGCGGAAGAAAGTCATTCccgacaaaaaaacataaaaaaataaaatcgtCGACGACACGCTCGAAACTCATCTCCTTAATGCCATCAAAATCCCTTTTCAAACACTCACGAAATTTAACCAAGCTAAAGTAGCAAAACTTTCCATGAGCTGCATTGAACGTTTCGTTGAGTTGGTTTCGCAAAATGGTCACACTCTTCTCATGAGTCGAGAGTCCGAGACTGATGAGGTCAGCATCCATGCCATAAATAACGTGAGACGTATCCGGATCGTAGCCCGGCTGCATCCGAAGACCACGGATGTATTGCATAATCTTATGCTCACCTTCACCGGGGACGTGTGCATCGGAAAAGACAACGGCAACTTTCTTCCACAATGGGTCCTCATTTACCTTCTTCACAACAAACCATTCAATGGCAAGACCCAGGCGCTCCATGAACGGTGTTGAGGGTGTGATAACATTGTGATCCCAACGTTCCCTCACCTTGGGGTAAGGTAGGCCCTTCTCTAACAACACATCGGCACACTTCGCCGACATCACTTCACCTTCCGCTCGCTCCTCTGCAGCGCGAAAACGCCGGCTTCGCTGCTGATTCATCTTACTCTGTGGTGCAACACCGTCCACACAGAGAATAAGGCATTTCCGTGGCCTCACCACCTTAAACACAAGATCTATTTGAGTAAAAACACGCTCAAACATTTCTTCCTCCGACTCGGGCTCAGGTAGCGGAGACGTATCGTGACAGCATGGGTGAACGAGCCCGTTCAGATCCAAATACAAGTTGTCGAACTTATGTGACTGCATATACTCCTTTGGAGGTGGAGACGACTTCGAAGCGGCTTCAACCACGCACTGCGGAACATCCTCCATGCAAGATGCGTACCAACGCTTCAACCACAGGTAAAAACCGGCAATCCCCATTTCTCACCCTTTGCCTTACGTACGCACACCCTTTTAATCCTTAACCACAGGACAAGCAAGAATACAGAAGGTCgtagggaaagaaagcaaacgaTAGTTAGGAAATGCGTGTATATCAATAACGTTAACGACACCGATAGGAGGGAGTTACGCAAAACGAACATTTGTAATGAAGTACAACCACGAAAGTTGGTCAACCAAACTGCAGGTCTGTGGGCTCGTGCCGGGGAAACACCAACAAGAAAGAAGGCGCAGACACCGCTTACTCCCAGCCTCAGCCATATAACAAAGAGTAATAGCCGTCATTAAGGGTCACAACATACATCTTCACTGCGCCGTCAAGGCTCCATAGATGGTGATATCGCCGTGAGGCACATTTGCAAGCGATGTCGGGGCAAAACACTACCGACATGCACGTAAGCAATCAGAATGTTggtgcaaaaagaaagagagttCGAAGACGAATATCTCCCACCTTCACGTTGGGGACCCAAAGTTAACGGCGAAACCCCGCACCAACCCCGTGTATCGAAGGATGACGTAAATGCCCCGTGCATCCATAAAGCGATCAAGTGTAATGCTCCACCTCTCCATGCACAATaagatacacacacacacatagatAAATCACCTCGTTACGGGGCGAAGCTCTAATGCATCTACTGcaccacgaagaaaaaatatatacatcaTAAAGTGAGTGCGCACACCTTACGTTTCCAACAATTTTCGACGCAGGAAGGCACGTGATGGTGTGAATTGCATAATAGCACCATTGTTATAAGCAAACACTCGGTAAACAACGCAACCAGAAGGCccggaaaaacagaaacaaagaCAGTGCAATAGATGTGAATGCGGAGAGAGTTTGTACGGGCATCAAACTAATAACACAAACCCCATACACCACCGCGTGGATGGAGGAATGTGCATGTCACAAAGTACATATGAGTTCACACATCACAATAAAATTGGCAGAAGTCAGACGAAAAGGTCGTCACACCAACGGTAGGAGCACGTGAGAGCGAGACAAGTCCTATGGCACGAACCCTCCAACGACGTACAGCAAACACATCAACGATGCCCATTTCTCCAGCATGCGATTTCAAACAACCTGCATTGATAGGGATCTTAGGCAGCGTAAATACCGTTTTTGAATGTCCCATCAAACACAGTGCCATCGGGATAGCACAGACGGCCTTTCCCGTGCGGCCGGCGATTACACACGTCACCTTCATACATACTTCCATCGATAAATTGGATCTTTCCCCGCACATCTTTCTGTGTGCCACTACACCACTCACCAACATGTGTCACGCCGCAAGCATCTGTGAAGCAACCACATCCATGCGGCTTGTCGTTACGCCACTCACCGACGTACACCGAGCCGTCTGCGTACCGCAACGTCCCGCTACCACACCGCCCCCCGTTGGACCAGTCACCCTCGTAAACATCACCGTTATTGTACCTATAGTGCACAAACCCATCCTGCGACGCTCCCTGATGCCAAAGACACCGCAAAACGGTTCCATCggggaaggaagcaactcccACGCCCTGTCGCTTGCCATCTAGCCATGTTCCCTCATAAATGTCTTCTGCCGAGCGAGATGTGCCATAGCTCTCTAGTTTTCCTAGAAGAAACAGTCCTTCATACTGGGTGCCAGTCTCTCCTTCCAGTGCTATACCGTGGCCCACCTGGCGATCCCCCTTCCAACTACCTCTGTACATGGACCCGTTGCACCCTTGGTAATAGCCCTCTCCACAGCGAACGTCATCCTCAAACTCTCCGTGATATGTTCCATCAACTGCACGTTGAACGCCCAAACCACAGCGCACCCCTTTGAACCACTCTCCGGCGTAACTTCGATTCAGGCCAGTTTCAACAAACTTACCAAAACCGTGCCTCTTGTCGTCTTTCCAACTCCCTTCGTACTTGTCGCCATTGGGGTACGTACAGCAGCCGATACCCTCCCGACAAAGTGACTCATCATTCCAGCCTCCGACGTACACCTCGCCATTGGGAAATGTGAACACACCCCCTTGCCGCTGTCCGTTTTCCCAGTCGGCTACACAAACGACGCCATTTGCAAAAGTCAACTTCCCCTCACCGGTGCGTTTGTCGTCCTCCCATTTTCCAACGAAAACGTTCCCGGGGGCATCGGTGTGGGTACCATTTCCATGCCGGCAGCCCTTCGTCCACTCTCCGACGTAAAAGGACCCATCGGGATAGTTAGCTCTGACCTCGGGGCAAAGTTCATCATTCTCCCATTTTCCGGTCACCGCAACACCACTTGAGTACACAAACAACCCCTCTCCTGAGCGCACATCGTCCTCCCAATGTCCCTGATACCGTGATCCGTCAGGATAAAATGCCTTCCCAAGACCATGTTTGTTGTCAAGGTGCCATTCTCCTTCGTAATGAAGGCCATTTGAGGTACAAAAGACGCCAAACCCCTCTCGCATACCTTCCTTCCACATTCCCCAGTACGAGCGGTCTGACCACTGGTAAACACCAAGACCCTCCTTCTTCCCATTTACCCACTCCCCTTCGTACACCTCAGCTGTAAGCAAAGGCAAGGCAATGATGGACCAGCTGACCTCACGACGAGACACACCGAGTAGCGACGCCCTCGCCACAGGAGTTGCCTCCTCTCGGCGGTACGACCTCGAGTTTTGCTTCCTTAAACTATGTGCACTCCACCTCACTGCGCCCTCTTCAACATTACGGGCGTCTAATCCATATATTACACGCCCAAAGCCATGATAGTAGAAACCTAACCACGAGCCGCAGTACAAAGATTTGTTGATAAGCGAATACCATTCCGCCTCGTAGCTGTCGCGAAGTGTCAGTTTAAGGCGGATGAAAGAGTTCCCGTTGTCTTCCACGTAACGCACAGCAAGGTAAAGAGTTCCAAGACTGTAGGAAGGATCCGCTGGGAGAATAGTTAACATTTTGTTCGGATCTGGTGAAAGGTGCTTCCATACGGCCGTGTGCTTACTTGGATGCGGGTCCGTTGgactcagcagcagcacgCACCGCGAGGCCGTATTAAATTCCTGAAACTCAATCAACACTTGCGAGGGTTTTTCAAGCTTGATGCTAAAAAACAACGCCGGATCTGTCACCCCAATACgaacatcacataactccgCGTCTGGTATAAGAGGGATGGAGATCTTATCCTCCGTTACAGTTAACATTTGACACTTCTCCTTCTCGGCACCGGCGACGGATATCTAAATATTTCGTGCTAAGCgtcagaaaaaagaaggagcaaaacaacagaggTTTGGGAGttgataaaacaaaaaaaatgtaggtaagtagtaaataaaaacaaaaaaagagcggTTTATCCTTATCACATCCACCGCACGCAGCTCCTCAGTTTGGTATTTATTTGCCTTTACCCCCGGCATGTAGGGATATCACCGCTCGCCACAACCGAGTATTCATGACAGAGACTCAACAACATATTGACAATGATAGCAGTGACAATACCGGTGACGAACGGCAGAACaaaaatttttgttgtatttaaATAAGTGTTGTTATCAGCACACGCCTAttgttattgctattattattattatcactattttaGCCATAAGAGTCAACAACACGTCAGTCATCCCCGCCACTCCTTTCCACCCCCTATAGCGAAACGTTTTCATGGggttaaaaaaggaagcctGGCGGTAGTGTacaatatacat
This region of Trypanosoma brucei gambiense DAL972 chromosome 10, complete sequence genomic DNA includes:
- a CDS encoding MORN repeat containing protein, which encodes MLTVTEDKISIPLIPDAELCDVRIGVTDPALFFSIKLEKPSQVLIEFQEFNTASRCVLLLSPTDPHPSKHTAVWKHLSPDPNKMLTILPADPSYSLGTLYLAVRYVEDNGNSFIRLKLTLRDSYEAEWYSLINKSLYCGSWLGFYYHGFGRVIYGLDARNVEEGAVRWSAHSLRKQNSRSYRREEATPVARASLLGVSRREVSWSIIALPLLTAEVYEGEWVNGKKEGLGVYQWSDRSYWGMWKEGMREGFGVFCTSNGLHYEGEWHLDNKHGLGKAFYPDGSRYQGHWEDDVRSGEGLFVYSSGVAVTGKWENDELCPEVRANYPDGSFYVGEWTKGCRHGNGTHTDAPGNVFVGKWEDDKRTGEGKLTFANGVVCVADWENGQRQGGVFTFPNGEVYVGGWNDESLCREGIGCCTYPNGDKYEGSWKDDKRHGFGKFVETGLNRSYAGEWFKGVRCGLGVQRAVDGTYHGEFEDDVRCGEGYYQGCNGSMYRGSWKGDRQVGHGIALEGETGTQYEGLFLLGKLESYGTSRSAEDIYEGTWLDGKRQGVGVASFPDGTVLRCLWHQGASQDGFVHYRYNNGDVYEGDWSNGGRCGSGTLRYADGSVYVGEWRNDKPHGCGCFTDACGVTHVGEWCSGTQKDVRGKIQFIDGSMYEGDVCNRRPHGKGRLCYPDGTVFDGTFKNGIYAA
- a CDS encoding 5'-3' exoribonuclease XRND, putative, yielding MGIAGFYLWLKRWYASCMEDVPQCVVEAASKSSPPPKEYMQSHKFDNLYLDLNGLVHPCCHDTSPLPEPESEEEMFERVFTQIDLVFKVVRPRKCLILCVDGVAPQSKMNQQRSRRFRAAEERAEGEVMSAKCADVLLEKGLPYPKVRERWDHNVITPSTPFMERLGLAIEWFVVKKVNEDPLWKKVAVVFSDAHVPGEGEHKIMQYIRGLRMQPGYDPDTSHVIYGMDADLISLGLSTHEKSVTILRNQLNETFNAAHGKFCYFSLVKFRECLKRDFDGIKEMSFERVVDDFIFLCFFVGNDFLPHVPLISIKTRGVELLLDHYVNEFASHSYLTDGGEVRFKALSSFLARFLNDYGSVLRDESSFGERAKERGRGNVAERVNKYQVELKKVLASVKRDKTNAQEVSDTAHKLMVSALKERVSFVGDKGSLGFTYHDEDYRDKYYQKKFGWDPEKRSKFEKRVKRCCAEYLRGTQWVMRYYTSGCPSWNWFYPYHYAPLLDDLARFTDSVDVEFERGTPRHPVVQLLAVLPRMSVGGLPVELHGAVLDPNSVFGPFYPDHVDVDYSEAIFAYQGVLRLPFIDCKEIEAACDTLVELQPDSGVTLLICNSGSKLSIMLEEYLGGVPRKKKRSSMKPIPTEVAAKFPIAGRVGYYRNEWKRDVQIVCPDAAIAEKTAHGGAIECNAARCYRYELDELAVYRPELLLKYGMDGPPKAVTAEEVSVGDVAAQPEETTNVKDSSPDAQYPETATVAGECSTRRKKRARVEVPPADPVNGSDDPPQKKPRLKKAAKKRGADRVIGR